The DNA segment GAGAAGCGGTAGAATATTACACAGAGGTATTTAAAACAGAAGAACCAAAAATTATGACATTTGGTGAAATGCCGCCGAGTGAAGAGTATCCCCTTCCGGAAGAAGCTAAAAATCTAATTATGCACACTCGTTTAAATATGTGTGGGAGTGTTGTTATGTTTTCTGATATATTCCCTGGTATGACTTTTGTTCAGGGTACTAACATCACTCTTGCAATCGTTAGTGAAGACTTAGGTGAGATTAAGTCATTATTTAATCAATTAAAAGTAGACGGAACAGTTGGTATGGAGCTTCAAGAAACATTTTGGAGCAAATGTTACGGAAGTGTCAAAGATAAGTTTGGGATTGAATGGCAATTTAACTACGGAACTGGCGAAATGTAAGTACATGTTCAACTGATAAAGTCTATCTAATGAATACACATATGAATATAGAAAAAACCCGTTGAAAATTACCTTTTCAACGGGTTTTTCATATAATATTTATACTCGATTGTTGTCAGCTTTCCAGTTTACAATGGCTTTCTTAATCTCATTTGGCTTAAGATTTTCTTTCACTGCACGTTCACTAAGAGTTGGAAACTCCTTTTCATCAGCAAAACGTAAGGCAATGATTTGTCCATTGCTGAGATTTGGATCTAATAATTTTCCTGTTAAAACAAAATGACGTAAATTCTCTTCCGCTCGGATAGCTCGATCTTGGATTTTCATTGAATATAATCTGACAAGGATTGCAGTAATACTGATGCTCGCGACCATCAGTAAAAGTAAGATAGATTGCAAAACATTGTCTTCTGAATTAATTGAGCGAACCAAATTGATAATAGAAACGATCAATGTCCCAAGTAGTAGACTTAATAAAACATAATGATAAAGCGGGTGCAACCGTACATGTGTTTTATAATCTTGTGATTTCATAAAAGACTCCTTCTAATCCTATTTTATTCATGTCTATTCCCATTTAAATGTGTAACTTGCTACTATGAATGCTCCAACAAGCCAACACCCCAATATTAGTGCATTTGAACCAAGATCCATAAAAGGTGTTCCTACATTCATTGTTTCACGCAAAGCATGACTTAAATGAGAAATCGGTAAAACGTTCACAATCGGTTGAAGGTAATCTGGCATATCACGGATAGGGAAAAATACGCCCCCTAAGAACAACATAGGAAAAGATAAAAAAGCAGCTATTGGTGAAGCACTTTCAGGTGTTTTTGCAATTCCAGCAATGATAAATCCAATCGCCATAAAGGCAAGTGTTCCTAAAATAACAAAGGTAATTAAACTTAACCAGGATCCATTTACACTAATTCCGAAAATTAGGTTGGCCACAGCTAATACGATAAGTGCCTGCATTCCATTTAACATTAATCTCGCAGTAATTTGTGCGGCGATAAATGTGGAAGCTTTTAATGTAGTCCCTTGCATTCTTCTTAAAATGCCGCGCTCTCTCCAAGCGGCAATCTGCCCTGCTACTCCGTTCATATTGTTACTCATGATCATCATTGCCAGAATACCTGGTACTAAGAAATCAATATATTTCAAATCCAACGCTTCAACTCCGCGTGAATCGGTTACAATGCTTGGTGTGTAATTCGCTTCTTCCTTACTAATCCCATCAACAACACTACTAACTATTGTTAAGCCCACTTGTGAAATGGCAAGATTAGTTTCATTGTAATAGACTGGGAGCTCAAAAGACTCAGTGTTTTCTTTCTCCTTCATCATTTCTTCGTAACCTTTTGGGATGATTACAACTAGTTGAAGATCTCCTTTTTTCACTCGATCTAGAGCATTCTCTTCGCTAATGCTTGATTCAAGTCGAATGGCTTCATTGGTGCTAAGTACTTTAGAGAATTCTTTTGACTGTGTCGTTTGATCTTGATCCACTACACCAATAGAGACAGATATGCCATTTCCATTTCCTAAAAAAGTGCCAAGCATCACCATTAGAAATATCGGGAATGCGAGTGTCCAAAATAAAACTTGGCGATTTCGAAGGAATATACGTAGCTGGGATAGAGTTAATTGCCAATATGCCTTCATTCTTCTCTCAGACTCCTTCCTGTCATATGAATAAAGACGTCTTCTAACGTGGATGTTCTAGTTTGAAGGTCCGTCAATTTCAAATTTTTTAAGGAAGTCAATTGTATTAAACTAATCAATGTCACCTGAAGATCGTCGGTGTACAGAACATATGTATCCTTACGATTGCCTACTTGTTTCACTCCATTAAGCGATTCAAGCTCATCCTTCAGAAACTCGCCTTCAAATTGAAATTCTACCGCACTATCAGACTCTAAACTTTTAACGAGTCCTGAAGGGGTGTCTAAAGCAATGAGATTGCCTTGATCCATGATGGCAATTCGGTCACAAAGAACATGAGCTTCATCCATATAATGTGTGGTTAATACTGTGGTCTTACCTTTTGCTTTTAATTTTAAGACAATATCCCATAGCGTTCGTCTAGCCTGAGGATCGAGACCAGTCGTAGGTTCATCCAAGAAAAGTATCCAAGGATCATGAACTAGAGCAAGCGCAATCGCCAAACGTTGTTTCTGACCACCCGAAAGAGTCTTGATTCGACTCTTGGCTTTCTCTGTTAAACTCATTTCCTCAATTAAATCAGGAATTGATACGTTTTTTTGATAAAAACTTGCATACAAGCGAAGGATTTCTTCAACAGTAAGCAGTTCGAATAATGTTGTAGATTGTAGTTGAATTCCAATTACTTCTTTGACTTTCTTTAAGTCTCGTGAAATATCAAATCCACCGATTATTGCTGTTCCACCATCAGGTTTTCGCAGGCCCACCATCATTTCTAACGTTGTCGACTTTCCCGCTCCATTTGGTCCAAGTAAACCAAATATTTCACCTTTTTTCACAGAAAAGCCAATCCCATTAACAGCTGTAAAGCTACCGTATTTCTTTACAAGATTTTTTACTTCAATCATTGTTTCTTCCTGATTTTTCATTGTCCACACTCCTGCTATGTCTATAATAATATACTATTCTATTCTCAAAATAAGAATATATCTATCTTGAATCTTCTTTTTATCAATTGAAAAACTCATCGTAAAATAAAAAGTATATCAGTCTTAAGTAATTGTTAGGGTTTTAGAGCTCCTCTCTACGAGAAGAAAAGAGAAGAGAAATTAATAGTGTTACTTCTTTCAGTAAACTAAGATTGTAGCGAACCTACTAACATTCTTACTTATCTAATATATTTACTTTTATAAAAAAACAGAATATTCACCTTTATATATTATATCATTATGCTATAATATTCCAAAAGAGGAGGAATGACAGTGGAGAAGGTTGAACAGGTTGAGCAGGTGTTAAGAGCAATTCAAGATGATTATCCAGATGATTTTGCATGGTGCTATGGGTGTGGTCAATTAAATGAAAATGGTCATCATTTTCGGACAGGTTGGCAAGGTGAAAATACAATAACTATTTACAATCCATCACCAGATCATATCGCACTTCCTGGCTTTGTTTATGGAGGCGTGGTTGCATCACTAATTGATTGTCATGGGACAGGTTCAGCGGCATTAATGTTACATCGCAAAAACGGACATGAAGTAGGAGATGATGCGGAGCCTCCTCGTTTTGTGACAGCTTCTTTAAAAGTAGAGTTTAAAAAGCCGACTCCACATGGCGTGCCGTTAAAAGCAATTGGAACTGTACATGAAATACACCCGAAAAAGTGGAAAGTAGATGTAGAAGTCTTTGCTAATGATATTCTTTGTGCTACTGGAGAAGTTATGGCTGTAGTAATGCCAAGCACTTTTACAAAAAAAGAGTAGACTCTTAATAAGTAAGGAACTATAACCAGTACAGAAGTATCATAATTCTGTACTGGTTATTTCTTATGTAAGTAACAAATAGAAGCTAATAATCATCCAGTATATATACGGATAGTTGATTTTTTCGATAGATAATATTTAGAACTGGTCATAATTAAGCTGAATTTATCGTTTAGTAGTTTATTTAATTTGAAAGTAATTTTCAATATGTTATAATAATACTTAGAAGAGCATAAACTAAAAAGACCGAATGGTGTAACCAGCACCATTCAGTCATGTAATAGCAGGTTCCCTACAAGGGTGTCAGCGTAAATAGTGAGAAATAACCCATCTTGGCTGCTAACTCAAGGATGGGTTATTTTTTTTGGTTAAAGGACAATATCAAAACGACTAAAGTTGCAAACGCTATTGCAAACATCAGACTTTCAGCTACTGACACAGGCACCACCCCCTTTCAGGAAGTGAGCCAACCACCCTTGAGTACCTATACTAATACAACCCTATCATACCATTATTAACACAAGATTACTTGGGTATAATGGTTGAAATATATAGTCGTACTTTTTCATGATGAATGTTTATTTAAAGTAGAAAATTTTAAGTTTACAATTTTACACCAGTTGATCATGGCAATAATTTTAGAATAACTGGTGGTCTATTTTGACTTAAATTCGTATAATTCAGGAATTT comes from the Paenisporosarcina antarctica genome and includes:
- a CDS encoding VOC family protein yields the protein MNFNGNCREAVEYYTEVFKTEEPKIMTFGEMPPSEEYPLPEEAKNLIMHTRLNMCGSVVMFSDIFPGMTFVQGTNITLAIVSEDLGEIKSLFNQLKVDGTVGMELQETFWSKCYGSVKDKFGIEWQFNYGTGEM
- a CDS encoding DUF6526 family protein encodes the protein MKSQDYKTHVRLHPLYHYVLLSLLLGTLIVSIINLVRSINSEDNVLQSILLLLMVASISITAILVRLYSMKIQDRAIRAEENLRHFVLTGKLLDPNLSNGQIIALRFADEKEFPTLSERAVKENLKPNEIKKAIVNWKADNNRV
- a CDS encoding ABC transporter permease — protein: MKAYWQLTLSQLRIFLRNRQVLFWTLAFPIFLMVMLGTFLGNGNGISVSIGVVDQDQTTQSKEFSKVLSTNEAIRLESSISEENALDRVKKGDLQLVVIIPKGYEEMMKEKENTESFELPVYYNETNLAISQVGLTIVSSVVDGISKEEANYTPSIVTDSRGVEALDLKYIDFLVPGILAMMIMSNNMNGVAGQIAAWRERGILRRMQGTTLKASTFIAAQITARLMLNGMQALIVLAVANLIFGISVNGSWLSLITFVILGTLAFMAIGFIIAGIAKTPESASPIAAFLSFPMLFLGGVFFPIRDMPDYLQPIVNVLPISHLSHALRETMNVGTPFMDLGSNALILGCWLVGAFIVASYTFKWE
- a CDS encoding ABC transporter ATP-binding protein, producing the protein MKNQEETMIEVKNLVKKYGSFTAVNGIGFSVKKGEIFGLLGPNGAGKSTTLEMMVGLRKPDGGTAIIGGFDISRDLKKVKEVIGIQLQSTTLFELLTVEEILRLYASFYQKNVSIPDLIEEMSLTEKAKSRIKTLSGGQKQRLAIALALVHDPWILFLDEPTTGLDPQARRTLWDIVLKLKAKGKTTVLTTHYMDEAHVLCDRIAIMDQGNLIALDTPSGLVKSLESDSAVEFQFEGEFLKDELESLNGVKQVGNRKDTYVLYTDDLQVTLISLIQLTSLKNLKLTDLQTRTSTLEDVFIHMTGRSLREE
- a CDS encoding PaaI family thioesterase, yielding MTVEKVEQVEQVLRAIQDDYPDDFAWCYGCGQLNENGHHFRTGWQGENTITIYNPSPDHIALPGFVYGGVVASLIDCHGTGSAALMLHRKNGHEVGDDAEPPRFVTASLKVEFKKPTPHGVPLKAIGTVHEIHPKKWKVDVEVFANDILCATGEVMAVVMPSTFTKKE